One part of the Sphingobium yanoikuyae genome encodes these proteins:
- a CDS encoding xanthine dehydrogenase family protein molybdopterin-binding subunit has translation MNAPPISAQRFIGQRVPRKEDGRLLTGRGSFVDDIILPGMLHAAFVRSPIARGTIRSIDTDVARAQPGVHAVLTQADLAPFGVTMLSFFLGPVEVAMTPLADGRVAYVGHPVALVIADDRYLAEDAASLVVVDYAEEAAVVTLDDARLGPRVHPDTDDNVAALMGEEEADAALEALLAGAPHLVSQSIRHQRIAQSPMETRGVVASLQGESELLVHITCAGPQLVARWLTLALDRPGLSVRVIAKDVGGSFGLKNHPWMEEVSAILAAMLLRRPVKWIEDRIENLTAANQAREQEMTLRAAFDTDGRLVASHADYALNNGAYPMGADANIAVHMFLWAAYNMPAYSFVSRGWYSNTPGLAAYRGPWAIETLARETLLDRAARQIGIDPVEIRRRNLCTAADQPSVTPLGIPREDITPAQCLEKLLEVVDVPAFRAEQAAARAQGRYLGLGLAAYIEPTGAAGSIAVMTGELAQLRIEPTGRVVAVMSVHSQGHGTQTTMAQCIADQLGVPIEDVTIFDGDSSRGGFSPGAGGSRQGVIGGGAAIRAGRLLADKVKVVAAHLLNASPQAISLADGMVHVAGAPEMRRTLREIAEIAYGEPGRLPPGMETGLEAQYRYDPPPMTFTSAAHACIVEVDADTGFVTIQRWVSSEDCGVMINPAVVEGQIAGGLAQAIGSVLLEDAARDAQGNPTAATFKDYALPTIFDVPDFEYVHADTPSQAEGGFRGVGEGGCIIGPPTLVNAIADALAPFGEVAVDLPLTPDKLMTVIEGQPWPERPVSRFHPDHRAPEVNTPAPMAPPPPPITPAAPVGIDGAWKLVLATPMGPQPMVAHFQVMGDRVTGRLEADQGSQEFAGTIAGNQVAWEMKVTKPMAITLKYALLFDGDSVSGKCKMGLFGTAKVRGERA, from the coding sequence ATGAACGCGCCGCCGATTTCCGCGCAGCGCTTCATCGGCCAGCGCGTGCCGCGCAAGGAGGATGGCCGGCTGCTGACCGGGCGCGGCAGCTTCGTTGATGATATCATCCTGCCCGGCATGCTGCACGCCGCCTTCGTCCGCAGCCCGATCGCGCGCGGCACGATCCGGTCGATCGACACCGATGTCGCGCGTGCCCAGCCCGGCGTCCATGCGGTGCTGACCCAGGCCGATCTGGCGCCGTTCGGCGTCACCATGCTGAGCTTCTTCCTTGGCCCGGTAGAGGTGGCGATGACGCCGCTGGCGGACGGGCGGGTTGCCTATGTCGGCCATCCGGTCGCGCTGGTGATCGCCGACGACCGCTATCTGGCCGAGGATGCCGCCAGCCTGGTGGTGGTCGATTATGCCGAGGAAGCGGCCGTCGTCACGCTGGACGATGCGCGCCTTGGCCCACGGGTGCATCCCGACACCGACGACAATGTCGCCGCGCTGATGGGCGAGGAGGAAGCCGATGCCGCGCTGGAAGCGCTGCTGGCGGGCGCGCCGCATCTGGTCAGCCAGTCGATCCGCCATCAGCGCATCGCCCAGTCGCCGATGGAGACGCGCGGCGTGGTGGCGAGCCTGCAGGGCGAGAGCGAATTGCTGGTCCATATCACCTGCGCCGGGCCGCAACTGGTGGCGCGCTGGCTGACCCTGGCGCTCGACCGGCCGGGGCTGAGCGTGCGGGTGATTGCCAAGGACGTCGGCGGCTCCTTCGGCCTCAAGAACCATCCCTGGATGGAGGAGGTGTCCGCCATCCTTGCCGCCATGCTGCTGCGCCGGCCGGTCAAGTGGATCGAGGACCGGATCGAGAATCTGACCGCCGCCAACCAGGCCCGCGAGCAGGAAATGACATTGCGCGCCGCCTTCGACACGGACGGGCGGCTGGTCGCCAGCCATGCCGATTATGCGCTCAACAACGGCGCCTATCCGATGGGGGCGGACGCCAATATCGCGGTCCATATGTTCCTGTGGGCGGCCTATAATATGCCCGCCTACAGCTTCGTGTCGCGCGGCTGGTACAGCAATACGCCGGGGTTGGCCGCCTATCGCGGCCCCTGGGCGATCGAAACGCTGGCGCGCGAGACCTTGCTCGACCGGGCGGCGCGGCAGATCGGCATCGACCCGGTGGAGATTCGCCGCCGCAATCTCTGCACCGCCGCCGACCAGCCGTCTGTCACGCCGCTCGGTATCCCGCGCGAGGATATCACGCCGGCGCAATGTCTGGAAAAGCTGCTGGAAGTGGTGGACGTGCCCGCCTTCCGCGCGGAGCAGGCGGCGGCGCGGGCGCAGGGGCGCTATCTGGGCCTGGGCCTCGCCGCCTATATCGAGCCGACCGGCGCGGCCGGCAGCATCGCGGTGATGACCGGGGAACTGGCGCAGCTGCGGATCGAACCGACCGGACGGGTGGTCGCGGTGATGAGCGTCCATTCGCAGGGCCATGGCACCCAGACGACGATGGCGCAGTGCATCGCCGATCAGCTGGGCGTGCCAATCGAGGACGTCACCATCTTCGATGGCGACAGTTCGCGCGGCGGCTTTAGCCCCGGCGCGGGTGGCAGCCGGCAGGGGGTGATCGGCGGCGGCGCGGCGATCCGGGCCGGGCGCCTGCTCGCCGACAAGGTGAAGGTGGTGGCCGCCCATCTGCTCAACGCCAGTCCGCAAGCGATCAGCCTGGCGGACGGGATGGTCCATGTCGCCGGTGCGCCGGAGATGCGGCGGACGCTGCGCGAGATTGCCGAGATCGCCTATGGCGAGCCGGGGCGATTGCCGCCGGGCATGGAGACGGGGCTGGAAGCGCAATATCGCTATGATCCGCCGCCCATGACCTTCACCAGCGCGGCCCATGCCTGCATCGTCGAGGTCGATGCCGATACCGGGTTCGTGACGATCCAGCGCTGGGTCAGCAGCGAGGATTGCGGGGTGATGATCAACCCCGCCGTGGTCGAGGGGCAGATTGCCGGCGGCCTGGCCCAGGCGATCGGCAGCGTGCTGCTGGAGGATGCCGCGCGCGATGCGCAGGGCAATCCGACGGCGGCGACCTTCAAGGATTATGCGCTGCCGACGATCTTCGACGTGCCCGATTTCGAATATGTCCATGCCGATACGCCGTCACAGGCCGAAGGCGGCTTTCGCGGCGTTGGCGAGGGCGGCTGCATCATCGGCCCACCCACCCTGGTCAATGCGATCGCCGATGCGCTTGCGCCGTTCGGGGAGGTGGCGGTGGACCTGCCGCTGACGCCGGACAAGCTGATGACCGTGATCGAGGGGCAGCCCTGGCCGGAACGCCCGGTGAGCCGCTTCCATCCCGACCATCGGGCGCCGGAGGTCAATACCCCTGCCCCGATGGCGCCCCCTCCCCCGCCGATCACGCCGGCCGCCCCGGTCGGGATCGACGGCGCATGGAAGCTGGTGCTCGCGACGCCGATGGGGCCGCAGCCTATGGTCGCGCATTTCCAGGTCATGGGCGACCGGGTGACAGGGCGGCTTGAGGCGGATCAGGGATCGCAGGAATTTGCCGGCACGATCGCCGGCAATCAGGTGGCATGGGAGATGAAGGTGACAAAGCCGATGGCGATCACCCTCAAATATGCCCTGCTGTTCGATGGCGACAGCGTGAGCGGCAAGTGCAAGATGGGGCTGTTCGGCACCGCCAAGGTGCGCGGCGAGAGGGCCTAG
- a CDS encoding CaiB/BaiF CoA transferase family protein → MSDQPLDGLLVLDMAQFLSGPSAALRLADLGARVIKVERPGGGDICRNLYLTDTDIGGDSTLFHAINRNKESIALDYKLPADRAMLLRLAARADVVIQNFRPGVADRLGIGPDALRAHNPRLIVGTISGYGDSGPWVDLPGQDLLAQALSGAMWLNGSADDGPVPFGLSIADMLAGHILTQAILAALVRRNIKGGGGHVETSLLEAMVDFQFEVLTTHLNDGGRPPQRARVRNAHAYLGAPYGVYRTADGWLALAMTPLPRLEALLDVRLDGDPFRDRDRLQAVLADRLAQRTSAQWIALLRAQDIWCAPVADWPGLLEAEAFRRLDMLQSVPTRDRSMLMTRAAWRIDGQRAAGASAAPHVDEHGARIRAEFG, encoded by the coding sequence ATGAGCGATCAGCCGCTCGATGGCCTGCTTGTGCTGGACATGGCCCAATTTCTGTCAGGGCCGTCGGCGGCGTTGCGCCTGGCTGATCTGGGCGCGCGGGTCATCAAGGTGGAGCGGCCGGGCGGCGGCGACATCTGCCGCAACCTCTATCTGACCGATACCGATATCGGCGGCGATTCGACCCTGTTCCACGCGATCAACCGCAACAAGGAGAGCATTGCGCTGGATTACAAGCTGCCGGCGGATCGCGCGATGCTGTTGCGCCTGGCCGCCCGCGCCGACGTGGTGATCCAGAATTTCCGGCCCGGTGTCGCCGATCGGCTCGGCATCGGTCCCGACGCCTTGCGCGCCCATAATCCGCGTCTCATCGTCGGCACCATCTCGGGCTATGGCGACAGCGGGCCCTGGGTCGACCTGCCGGGACAGGATCTGCTGGCCCAGGCGCTGTCTGGAGCGATGTGGCTCAATGGCAGCGCCGATGACGGTCCGGTGCCCTTCGGCCTTTCGATCGCCGACATGCTGGCAGGGCACATATTGACGCAGGCGATCCTGGCCGCGCTTGTCCGGCGCAATATCAAGGGCGGGGGCGGCCATGTCGAAACCAGCCTGCTGGAGGCGATGGTCGATTTCCAGTTCGAAGTGCTGACCACCCATCTCAACGATGGTGGCCGTCCGCCGCAGCGGGCGCGGGTCCGCAACGCCCATGCCTATCTGGGCGCGCCCTATGGCGTCTATCGCACCGCCGATGGCTGGCTGGCGCTCGCAATGACACCCTTGCCCCGGCTCGAAGCGCTGCTCGACGTGCGGCTGGACGGTGATCCCTTTCGCGATCGCGACCGGCTTCAGGCGGTGCTGGCCGACCGGCTGGCGCAACGGACCAGTGCGCAATGGATCGCCTTGCTGCGCGCACAGGATATCTGGTGCGCGCCGGTCGCGGACTGGCCGGGCCTGCTGGAAGCCGAAGCCTTCCGCCGTCTCGACATGCTGCAATCGGTGCCGACGCGCGACCGGTCGATGCTGATGACCCGTGCAGCCTGGCGCATCGATGGTCAGCGTGCCGCCGGTGCCTCGGCCGCGCCCCATGTCGACGAACATGGCGCCCGGATACGCGCCGAATTCGGCTAG
- a CDS encoding extracellular solute-binding protein, with protein MTWDHPRGIDPLLAASRAWQEQTGQTIAWDRRSLQDFETFPVEELARQYDLIVIDHPHVGQVADAGCLLPLETVCDMEALAAIEAGSVGLSYPSYHWKGHQWALPIDAATQVQAWVPGRLGGPLHTWDDVLALARTGGLGLPLRAPHSLMSLFSLCGLEGVPLDVQGPDLFPAAAASAYDRLLQLAELVDPVAYDQDPIALLDAMGAADSVIAGSPLIYGYVSYALDGFRPMRIAFHDLPFCGPAGPAGSALGGTGLAVSAASAHCAEAAAFAQWVASGTIQADLYAPAGGQPGHAQAWEDAALNARTGDFYRATRATLDRAWLRPRHDGYMGFQQQASDRLNQALRGREAAASVIAALNQLFRDSLA; from the coding sequence ATGACATGGGACCATCCCCGCGGGATCGATCCGCTGTTGGCGGCATCGCGGGCGTGGCAGGAACAGACCGGCCAGACCATCGCGTGGGACCGGCGCTCGCTGCAGGATTTCGAGACCTTCCCGGTCGAGGAACTGGCCCGCCAATATGATCTGATCGTGATCGACCATCCCCATGTCGGACAAGTGGCCGATGCAGGCTGCCTGCTGCCGTTGGAGACCGTCTGCGACATGGAGGCGCTGGCGGCGATCGAGGCTGGCTCGGTCGGCCTGTCCTATCCCAGCTATCATTGGAAGGGGCATCAATGGGCCTTGCCGATCGACGCCGCGACGCAGGTCCAGGCCTGGGTGCCCGGTCGCCTGGGCGGCCCGCTCCACACATGGGACGATGTGCTGGCACTGGCCCGCACCGGCGGGCTCGGGCTGCCGTTGCGCGCGCCGCATTCGCTCATGTCGCTCTTTTCGCTGTGCGGGCTTGAGGGCGTGCCACTCGACGTGCAGGGCCCGGATCTCTTTCCTGCCGCTGCCGCCTCGGCCTATGACCGGTTGCTGCAACTGGCAGAACTGGTCGATCCGGTTGCCTATGATCAGGATCCGATCGCGCTGCTCGATGCCATGGGCGCTGCCGACAGCGTGATCGCCGGCTCGCCGCTGATCTACGGCTATGTCAGCTATGCGCTCGATGGCTTCCGCCCGATGCGCATCGCCTTCCACGACCTGCCCTTCTGCGGCCCGGCCGGTCCAGCCGGTTCCGCCCTCGGGGGCACGGGCCTTGCCGTTTCCGCGGCCAGCGCTCATTGCGCCGAAGCCGCAGCCTTTGCCCAATGGGTGGCAAGCGGCACCATCCAGGCCGACCTCTATGCCCCTGCCGGCGGCCAGCCCGGCCATGCCCAGGCATGGGAGGATGCCGCGCTCAATGCCCGGACCGGCGATTTCTATCGGGCGACGCGGGCCACGCTCGATCGCGCCTGGCTGCGACCCCGGCATGACGGCTATATGGGCTTCCAGCAGCAGGCGTCCGATCGCCTCAACCAGGCCCTGCGCGGGCGGGAGGCGGCAGCATCGGTCATTGCCGCGCTCAACCAGCTTTTCCGGGACAGCCTGGCATGA
- a CDS encoding CaiB/BaiF CoA transferase family protein — translation MASDSLNEMVRLPLAGLTVLDFSQFLAGPSAALRLADLGARVIKIERPDGGDASRSLYLADLPFDQDSALFHAINRGKQSLTADLKNADDLMRVKALIAQADVLIHNFRPGIMDRLGLGWDDVRAINPRLIYAGVSGYGPDGPWRDRPGQDLLVQSLSGIALLSGDGNGPPVPAGLSITDMMAGAQLVQGILALLVRRGVSGDGGRVDVSLIETAIDLQFEHLAVYLNRGGAMPARSAVGNANLYLAAPYGIYATADGHVALAMAPIDRLGALIGCTEMADFPADRWFAERDAIKAILRDHLKQRTSAHWLAILEPAGIWAAPVLDWPALTADPAFAALDAVQQVRSPDGATLRLTRCPIRVDGQILKNERAAPRLGADSDFIHSELAGAA, via the coding sequence GTGGCGTCCGACAGCCTGAATGAGATGGTACGCCTGCCGCTTGCGGGCCTTACGGTGCTGGATTTCAGCCAGTTCCTGGCCGGACCATCGGCTGCCCTGCGGCTCGCGGACCTGGGCGCGCGCGTCATCAAGATCGAGCGCCCCGATGGCGGCGATGCCAGCCGGAGCCTCTATCTGGCGGACCTGCCCTTCGACCAGGACAGCGCGCTGTTCCATGCCATCAACCGCGGCAAGCAGAGCCTGACGGCGGACCTCAAAAATGCGGATGACCTGATGCGGGTCAAAGCCCTGATCGCGCAGGCCGACGTGCTGATCCACAATTTCCGGCCCGGTATCATGGACCGGCTGGGACTAGGCTGGGACGATGTCCGCGCGATCAACCCGCGCCTGATCTATGCCGGGGTCAGCGGCTATGGCCCGGACGGGCCTTGGCGCGACCGGCCGGGACAGGATCTGCTGGTGCAGTCGCTGTCCGGCATCGCCTTGCTGTCGGGCGATGGCAATGGCCCGCCAGTGCCCGCCGGCCTGTCGATCACCGACATGATGGCCGGTGCGCAGCTGGTGCAGGGGATACTGGCGCTGCTGGTCCGGCGCGGCGTCAGTGGCGACGGTGGCCGGGTCGACGTCAGCCTGATCGAGACCGCCATCGACCTGCAGTTCGAGCATCTGGCCGTCTATCTCAATCGCGGTGGCGCGATGCCGGCGCGCAGCGCTGTCGGCAACGCCAATCTCTATCTGGCCGCCCCCTATGGCATCTATGCCACCGCCGACGGCCATGTCGCGCTGGCGATGGCGCCGATCGACCGGCTGGGCGCACTGATCGGCTGCACGGAGATGGCCGACTTTCCGGCGGATCGCTGGTTTGCCGAACGCGACGCGATCAAGGCGATCCTGCGCGACCATCTGAAGCAACGGACAAGCGCGCACTGGCTGGCCATCCTGGAGCCGGCCGGCATATGGGCCGCCCCCGTGCTCGACTGGCCGGCGCTGACCGCCGATCCCGCCTTTGCCGCGCTCGACGCGGTGCAGCAGGTGCGTTCGCCCGATGGCGCGACGCTGCGGCTGACGCGATGCCCGATCCGCGTCGACGGCCAGATCCTCAAGAATGAACGCGCCGCCCCCCGGCTCGGCGCCGACAGCGACTTCATCCATAGCGAACTGGCAGGCGCAGCATGA
- a CDS encoding MaoC family dehydratase: protein MIIEQFFEDYDIGAERQSFGRTITETDFVVHAGHSGDFFPHHMDAHWCATQDIGQRIAHGTMIFTIGIGLTATVINPHAMSYGYDRLRFIRPVHIGDTIRTITRIADKRDHPKRASHGVVTEAVDVRNQRDETVLACEHLYLVARRDA from the coding sequence ATGATCATCGAGCAATTTTTCGAAGACTATGACATTGGGGCGGAGCGCCAGAGTTTCGGCCGCACCATCACCGAGACCGACTTCGTCGTCCATGCCGGCCATAGCGGCGATTTCTTCCCCCATCATATGGACGCCCATTGGTGCGCGACCCAGGATATCGGCCAGCGCATCGCCCATGGCACGATGATATTCACCATCGGTATCGGCCTGACCGCGACGGTCATCAACCCGCACGCCATGTCCTATGGCTATGACCGGCTACGCTTCATCCGCCCGGTCCATATCGGCGACACGATCCGCACCATCACCCGCATCGCCGACAAGCGCGACCATCCCAAGCGCGCCAGCCATGGCGTGGTGACCGAGGCGGTCGACGTCCGCAACCAGCGCGACGAGACGGTGCTGGCCTGCGAGCATCTCTATCTGGTGGCGCGCCGGGACGCCTGA
- a CDS encoding sugar ABC transporter substrate-binding protein translates to MRLRPRHILTGLSVAILIVAILSLLAVRQQVMAQRPPVPAAQTGGERYGLSTVGLSYPFAAAIAKGFTEAARRAGANAVVLDAKGDVQKQANDIDDLIAQQARGIAIMPIDSVVAQGWVDRIARHAIPVASVAALIGDPRKRSVQDVYPGLTALVSQDEVLAGTAAGQLAARLLPPGKTARIAIVEGAAGYPEVEQRARGFRQALDAAHLPYHIVASQPGNWSSEGGEAACQNILTAQPQVDLFFSEADDMVIGCARAVRAAGSSARLIGVGGSRLAIASIKAGAVDGTVCFKPEALGALAFDALHRAARGERRTDRFLTYPIPAVTRANVDACVGQW, encoded by the coding sequence ATGCGATTGCGGCCCCGCCATATCCTGACCGGCCTGTCGGTCGCGATCCTGATCGTCGCGATCCTGTCGCTATTGGCCGTGCGCCAGCAGGTGATGGCGCAGCGCCCGCCCGTCCCGGCTGCGCAGACAGGTGGGGAGCGCTATGGGCTGTCGACCGTCGGCCTGAGCTATCCCTTTGCCGCCGCCATCGCCAAGGGCTTTACCGAGGCGGCCCGGCGTGCGGGCGCCAACGCCGTGGTGCTGGACGCCAAAGGCGACGTGCAGAAACAGGCCAATGACATTGACGACCTGATCGCCCAGCAGGCGCGCGGCATCGCTATCATGCCGATCGACAGCGTTGTGGCGCAAGGCTGGGTCGACCGCATCGCGCGCCATGCCATTCCGGTCGCGTCGGTCGCCGCGCTGATCGGCGATCCGCGCAAGCGGTCGGTGCAGGACGTCTATCCCGGCCTCACCGCGCTGGTATCGCAGGACGAGGTGCTGGCCGGCACCGCCGCCGGGCAACTGGCCGCGCGCCTGTTGCCACCTGGCAAAACGGCCCGGATCGCGATCGTCGAAGGCGCAGCGGGCTATCCCGAGGTCGAGCAGCGTGCCCGCGGCTTTCGCCAGGCGCTCGATGCTGCCCATCTCCCGTATCACATTGTGGCGTCGCAGCCGGGCAACTGGTCGTCCGAAGGCGGCGAGGCCGCCTGCCAGAATATCCTGACCGCCCAGCCGCAGGTCGACCTGTTCTTCAGCGAGGCGGACGACATGGTGATCGGCTGTGCCCGTGCGGTCCGGGCGGCGGGATCGTCGGCGCGACTGATCGGTGTGGGCGGATCACGCCTTGCGATCGCCTCGATCAAGGCTGGCGCGGTCGACGGCACGGTCTGCTTCAAGCCGGAAGCGTTGGGGGCCCTGGCCTTTGACGCATTGCACCGGGCGGCGCGCGGAGAAAGGCGAACGGACCGATTCCTGACCTATCCGATCCCCGCCGTGACGCGGGCCAATGTCGATGCCTGTGTGGGGCAATGGTGA
- a CDS encoding sugar ABC transporter ATP-binding protein: protein MPILTLQGLTKTFPNGTMALKGVEMAVEPGTVHGLLGANGAGKSTLIKILAGALAPTDGAIGWHGEDRNWTGPAGPRAAGIATIYQHVPLVPTLSAIENILLDQRGTWRSNQAEQARIERIVADLGNPFALDALVQDLPIGQRQMVAIVAALAADAQLIIMDEPTASLAGHERDNVYATIRRLKAEGRTVLFISHFIDEIMALTDHVTILRDGRAVLASPTAALDEQDIADAIAGRAVAALERNGHRAAPGKAVLELRGLASPGRLVPTDLTLHAGEIIGLAGLLGSGRSELLHAIFGADPQARGMVLLNGVPVPRRTDEAVIAGLALVPEDRAGQGYVPLLSISDNIAMGDDRGLLQAPARERAEADAAIARLAIKTPDADALPTQLSGGNAQKVVIARWLKPRTRVLMLDEPTAGIDIGARTDILRLVRTLADDGLPVLLVSSEFEELIAICDRILVMRDGAVVRELDPASTSETDLILAAGGSRADISEGIDA, encoded by the coding sequence ATGCCGATCCTGACCCTGCAGGGGCTGACCAAGACCTTCCCCAATGGCACCATGGCGCTGAAGGGCGTGGAGATGGCGGTCGAGCCCGGCACCGTCCACGGCCTGCTGGGGGCCAATGGCGCGGGCAAGTCGACGCTGATCAAGATATTGGCGGGCGCGCTGGCGCCGACCGACGGCGCGATCGGCTGGCATGGCGAGGACCGCAACTGGACCGGCCCTGCCGGCCCCAGGGCCGCCGGCATCGCCACCATCTACCAGCATGTGCCGCTGGTCCCGACGCTGTCGGCGATCGAGAATATCCTGCTGGACCAGCGCGGCACATGGCGCAGCAATCAGGCCGAGCAGGCGCGGATCGAACGGATCGTCGCCGATCTGGGCAACCCCTTCGCGCTCGATGCGCTGGTGCAGGATCTGCCCATCGGCCAGCGGCAGATGGTCGCGATCGTCGCGGCGCTGGCGGCCGACGCGCAGCTCATCATCATGGACGAACCGACCGCATCGCTCGCCGGGCATGAGCGGGACAATGTCTATGCCACGATCCGGCGGCTGAAGGCCGAAGGGCGGACCGTGCTGTTCATCTCCCACTTCATCGACGAGATCATGGCCCTGACCGACCATGTCACGATCCTGCGCGATGGCCGGGCCGTGCTCGCCTCGCCGACGGCGGCGCTGGACGAGCAGGATATTGCCGACGCCATCGCCGGCCGGGCGGTGGCGGCGCTGGAGCGGAACGGCCATCGCGCCGCGCCGGGCAAAGCGGTGCTCGAATTGCGCGGGCTGGCCTCGCCAGGCCGGCTGGTCCCGACCGACCTGACCCTGCACGCGGGCGAGATCATTGGCCTTGCCGGCCTGCTGGGATCGGGGCGCAGCGAATTGCTCCATGCCATTTTCGGTGCCGATCCGCAGGCGCGCGGGATGGTGCTGCTGAACGGCGTACCGGTGCCGCGCCGTACCGACGAAGCAGTGATCGCCGGCCTTGCGCTGGTGCCCGAGGACCGGGCCGGCCAGGGCTATGTGCCGCTGCTGTCGATATCAGACAATATCGCCATGGGCGACGATCGGGGCCTGTTGCAGGCGCCGGCGCGCGAACGGGCGGAGGCGGACGCAGCGATCGCCCGGCTGGCAATCAAGACACCGGATGCCGACGCCCTGCCCACCCAATTGTCGGGCGGCAATGCGCAGAAGGTGGTGATCGCCCGCTGGCTGAAACCGCGCACCCGCGTGCTGATGCTGGACGAGCCGACCGCCGGTATCGACATTGGCGCGCGCACCGACATTTTGCGGCTGGTGCGCACCCTGGCCGATGACGGGCTGCCGGTGCTGCTGGTGTCGTCCGAGTTCGAGGAACTGATCGCTATTTGCGACCGCATCCTGGTGATGCGCGACGGTGCGGTGGTGCGCGAGCTGGACCCCGCCAGCACCAGCGAAACCGACCTCATTCTTGCCGCCGGCGGAAGCCGGGCGGACATTTCCGAAGGGATTGACGCATGA
- a CDS encoding ABC transporter permease encodes MSAQDWRRIFGLREAGVYYALALLVAVLAGIAASRGLPAYISGQNLGNIAYQASLVGIMGVAMTVMLITGAFDLSVASVAALAAAVLIALAGQIGFPAAALAALCTAAAIGLLNGMIVQFVGINAFIVTLGTLTAVRGLVLILTDGRSLMVEQPAILAQMLAFESARFAPFWPLIGIGLGLLGLAIARRRPFIGVGGIALLGGALLTGRTFTVAAPVLYLTLFAGLVWFVLRFTVIGRRVYAVGGNAEAARLSGINVHAYRIGAFMLSSGAAGFAGILFACRLGAINPTALQGAELTVIAAAILGGTSLFGGAGSVIKTVVGALLLFTLTNGFNILNLGANYQGLIEGIVVVAAAAIYTVGAGRARRPKGVSA; translated from the coding sequence ATGAGCGCTCAGGACTGGCGCCGTATCTTCGGCCTGCGCGAGGCAGGCGTCTATTATGCGCTGGCACTGCTGGTCGCGGTGCTGGCCGGCATCGCCGCCAGCCGGGGCCTGCCCGCCTATATCAGCGGCCAGAATCTGGGCAATATCGCCTATCAGGCATCGCTGGTCGGAATCATGGGCGTGGCGATGACGGTGATGCTGATCACCGGCGCTTTCGATCTGTCGGTTGCATCGGTGGCGGCGCTGGCAGCAGCCGTGCTGATCGCGCTGGCAGGACAGATCGGCTTTCCCGCAGCCGCCCTCGCCGCGCTCTGCACCGCGGCGGCGATCGGCCTGCTGAACGGCATGATCGTGCAATTTGTCGGCATCAATGCCTTCATCGTCACGCTGGGCACGCTGACGGCGGTGCGGGGGCTGGTGCTGATCCTGACCGACGGGCGATCGCTGATGGTCGAGCAGCCCGCGATATTGGCGCAGATGCTGGCGTTCGAGAGCGCGCGCTTTGCCCCCTTCTGGCCGCTGATCGGCATTGGCCTTGGCTTGCTGGGCCTGGCGATCGCGCGGCGGCGCCCCTTCATCGGCGTTGGCGGCATCGCGCTGTTGGGCGGCGCACTGCTGACCGGGCGTACCTTCACGGTCGCTGCGCCGGTCCTCTATCTCACCCTGTTCGCCGGGCTGGTCTGGTTCGTCCTGCGCTTCACCGTGATCGGGCGGCGGGTCTATGCCGTCGGCGGCAATGCCGAGGCGGCGCGCCTGTCGGGCATCAATGTCCATGCCTATCGGATCGGCGCCTTCATGCTGTCGAGCGGCGCGGCGGGCTTTGCCGGAATCCTGTTTGCCTGCCGGCTGGGCGCGATCAACCCGACCGCGCTGCAGGGCGCCGAGCTGACCGTGATCGCGGCGGCCATCCTGGGCGGCACGTCGCTGTTCGGCGGGGCCGGTAGCGTGATCAAGACGGTGGTCGGCGCGCTGCTGCTCTTCACCCTGACCAATGGTTTCAACATCCTCAATCTGGGCGCCAATTATCAGGGCCTGATCGAGGGCATCGTCGTCGTCGCGGCGGCCGCCATCTACACCGTCGGCGCCGGCCGGGCGCGGCGCCCCAAGGGAGTATCGGCATGA